A section of the Humulus lupulus chromosome 2, drHumLupu1.1, whole genome shotgun sequence genome encodes:
- the LOC133816740 gene encoding uncharacterized protein At2g29880-like, which yields MAEKNVDIDDHASWPEAIESHFISLLYEEAKKGLQTTTLDKKGWLKIENDILNSFGKRYKMHQLKSKFNRLRKAHREFSHLLEQTGMGWDPQTSTVTANDEVWDTYLKKYPNAKRFRKKGLQHYEMLGEIFNNTTATGGMSYASTQLPPSSVEERQQERHFVGTGAHVDVGFEFDGDNYGEEEEVTGVRRRATSAPPDAPKPKEKKNKGANPSIDHVMEELAKSISAKTEASLVRSETMRKYYESRERRISEETSNVTNSYNVEDCQNILDGIPNLDNKIYLKALQEFVATPEWRGIFMRMNEERRRAYLDSLMG from the exons ATGGCTGAGAAGAATGTAGACATTGACGATCATGCTTCTTGGCCTGAGGCTATTGAATCACATTTTATTAGTCTTCTATATGAAGAAGCCAAAAAAGGATTACAAACAACAACCTTGGACAAAAAGGGATGGCTGAAAATAGAAAATGACATATTAAATTCTTTTGGAAAGAGATATAAAATGCATCAATTGAAATCCAAATTCAATCGGTTAAGAAAGGCACATCGTGAATTTTCTCATCTTTTGGAACAAACTGGTATGGGATGGGATCCTCAAACAAGTACTGTTACAGCAAATGATGAAGTATGGGACACTTATCTAAAG AAATATCCAAATGCGAAAAGATTTCGAAAAAAAGGATTGCAACATTATGAGATGCTTGGAGAAATATTCAATAATACAACAGCCACTGGTGGGATGAGTTATGCCTCCACTCAACTTCCGCCTTCTTCAGTTGAAGAACGCCAACAAGAGCGTCATTTTGTTGGAACTGGAGCACATGTTGATGTTGGTTTTGAATTTGATGGTGATAATTATGGAGAGGAGGAAGAAGTTACTGGTGTACGTCGTCGAGCTACTTCTGCTCCACCAGATGCACCAAaaccaaaagagaaaaagaacaaAGGGGCCAATCCATCCATCGACCATGTGATGGAAGAACTTGCAAAAAGTATTTCTGCTAAGACTGAGGCATCACTAGTACGGAGTGAGACTATGCGTAAGTATTATGAATCGAGGGAAAGGAGAATTAGCGAGGAAACCAGCAATGTCACTAACTCTTACAATGTGGAAGATTGTCAAAACATTCTAGATGGTATTCCAAATCTGGATAACAAAATATACCTCAAAGCGTTGCAAGAGTTTGTAGCAACCCCAGAATGGCGTGGAATATTCATGAGAATGAATGAGGAGCGTCGTCGTGCTTATCTTGATTCATTGATGGGGTga